TTTGAAAATGTATACAGAATGGCATCTGGAAGCATTTTAAAAATCAATTCTTCAACACAAAAACTAAAAGAATCTGATGTTAAAAACTTAAAAAAGATAGATTTAGAAATTCTTAGAAATACCATTTTTGCCAGACACGGTCTTACTTTTAAAACCAAAAAAGTTCGTCAGTTTTTTGATGATGTTGAATGGTATATTCCGGTTTCGACAAATGTTGACGATCAGTTAACGTCTGTAGAAAAAGAGAATATTGTATTATTAAAACGTTTTGAAAAATATGCCGAAGATAATTATGATTCTTTTGGAAGATAGTTTTTTTTTAAAGGTTCTAAGGAACTAAGACGCTAAGGTTCTAAGTTTTTTTTTCGCCACGAATTTCACGAATTATCACAAATTTTTTAAATCAATTAATTCGTGGAAATTCGTGAAATTCGTGGCAAACTCTCTATCTCGGATTCTCCTCGAAATATCGCGCTTCAATTCGCTTAATATCTTTAATTGAGTTTTTGGCCCAAGCCAAACGTTTCTCCAGAATTTCATCTTCTGACAATTGCCAGTTAATAGCTGAATTACGCAATCTGTTTGTTAGGTTTTGAATTATAATTGCAGCCGAAACCGAAATATTTAAACTCTCTGTAAAACCAACCATTGGGATTTTAAGAAAACCGTCTGCTTTTTCAAGAATTTCTTCAGACAAACCATCTCTTTCG
Above is a genomic segment from uncultured Flavobacterium sp. containing:
- a CDS encoding TrmH family RNA methyltransferase, which translates into the protein ERDGLSEEILEKADGFLKIPMVGFTESLNISVSAAIIIQNLTNRLRNSAINWQLSEDEILEKRLAWAKNSIKDIKRIEARYFEENPR